CGAGCGCAGCACGGGGGTGGTCCTGGACGCGGGCGCCGTCGTGGACGAGCTGGTCGAGGCGGTCATCGCCCAGGTGCGCGCGGCGGTCGTGTGGCGGCCGGGGGCGCTGGACCTGCTGGGGGCGCTCGGCGAGGCGGGGGTCCCGTGTGCGCTGGTGACCATGTCGTACCGCAACCTCGCGGGGACGGTCGCGGCGATGCTGCCGGGTGCCTTCTCGGTCGTGGTGGCCGGGGACGAGGTGGAGCGCGGCAAGCCGGCGCCGGACCCGTACCTGCGGGCGGCCGAGCTGCTGGGGGTGGACCCGGGCGACTGCGTCGTGGTGGAGGACTCCCCGACGGGGGTCGCCTCGGGGGAGGCCGCGGGGGCGCACGTGCTGGCCTGTCCGCACATGGTGCCGATCCCGGCCGCGCCGGGCCGCAGCCGGGTCGCGTCGCTGGCCGAGGTGGACGTGGCGGCGCTGGGTCGCATCGCCGCCGGCCGGCCGCTGGACACCGTCCCCGTGGGCTGACCACGGTGCTCTGGGGGCACTCCTCGGGGTGCTCGACCGCGCAGGCCGCGGCCTACCGGGCGGACGGGAAGCCCCTCGTGCGGCCGGCGAGCGGACCGCCGGGGGAGCTGTTGGGGCGGTTGTCGTTCAAGGCGTTGGACGCCCTCGACGACGCATTGCGGTTGCACCTGGATCTTTGAGCCTGCTGACGAGAACGACCCCATCGGGGGATGACCGTGATGTCCACCGTCTACCGCGACTCCAGCCAGTGGTCAGGTGGTACGTCGGGTCGATGCGGGACAGGACGTTCCTGCTCACCCCACGCACCGGACCCGAAGGCGAGGTCGGCCACCGTGCGCCAGAAGCGCCCGGCCCCGGGGTTGTCGTGCTGGAAGGCGATCGACCACGGCCCGTGGTGTCGGCCCAAGACGTCCAAGGCGAGGTGACGTCCCAGCCCCTCACGGCGGACGACGGGGGCGATCCACAG
This genomic window from Kineococcus mangrovi contains:
- a CDS encoding HAD family hydrolase, yielding MSPHEAPAGHAPDPVTAPESLPAAVLWDMDGTLVDTEPHWIAAETSLLGRYGAAWSHEQALALVGSALPDSGRVLAEHVERSTGVVLDAGAVVDELVEAVIAQVRAAVVWRPGALDLLGALGEAGVPCALVTMSYRNLAGTVAAMLPGAFSVVVAGDEVERGKPAPDPYLRAAELLGVDPGDCVVVEDSPTGVASGEAAGAHVLACPHMVPIPAAPGRSRVASLAEVDVAALGRIAAGRPLDTVPVG